In one window of Streptomyces roseofulvus DNA:
- a CDS encoding DUF3291 domain-containing protein — protein MPRVAFTTFAILKKPYGNPEVQEFDDLTPPTFEEAERSPGFIARAKEDPGQSHLTNFQRDWGAWGKFEVPRFYTGGRTDDTDSRASTLSLWADLDSVLAFAYSGLHRSTLGRRHEWFLKPEWPTYAAWWVSDDTVPTWADACARLEHLHDHGPSPFAFSFRAPFDADGAPARLRGAAERRGS, from the coding sequence ATGCCGCGTGTCGCGTTCACCACGTTCGCGATCCTGAAGAAGCCGTACGGGAACCCCGAGGTCCAGGAGTTCGACGACCTGACGCCGCCGACCTTCGAGGAGGCGGAGCGCAGCCCCGGCTTCATCGCCCGGGCCAAGGAGGACCCCGGCCAGAGCCACCTCACCAACTTCCAGCGGGACTGGGGCGCGTGGGGCAAGTTCGAGGTGCCCCGGTTCTACACCGGCGGCCGCACCGACGACACCGACAGCCGGGCCTCCACCCTCTCCCTCTGGGCCGACCTGGACTCCGTCCTCGCCTTCGCCTACAGCGGGCTGCACCGCTCCACGCTCGGCCGGCGGCACGAGTGGTTCCTGAAGCCGGAGTGGCCCACGTACGCGGCCTGGTGGGTCTCCGACGACACCGTACCCACCTGGGCGGACGCCTGCGCCCGGCTGGAGCACCTGCACGACCACGGGCCCTCGCCGTTCGCGTTCTCCTTCCGCGCGCCGTTCGACGCCGACGGCGCCCCGGCGCGGCTGCGCGGCGCCGCCGAGCGCCGCGGCTCCTGA
- a CDS encoding NAD(P)/FAD-dependent oxidoreductase yields MSTEEHDDRPLDVAVVGGSLAGCATAVHFATMGYRVAVFEKRATPEEYHKQLCTHFVQPHTVPLLNALGLAHLREPSWSVATKAVFVTPGGVVETPGTGYDPERPESYALNLERRVLDPAIRESARRHGVRFAEATGVEGVEEGADGWSVVHTRGEAGERRYRARLVVAADGRRSRLAGLLGNEAESRPNERAALFGYFRGIEAPPDNRSVFVMNEQDLACSYPLVDGRTELVLFADKARVEGWRRGPEGRMQEFLKYFDGLAEAPSVADAVPEGPLLGYSDYPSLLRRPVAGSVPFVGDAALSLDAMSGVGCGFALLTAQLLARSFAGRNLDADGVRDGLDAYRREFEKTLLPHAEGICGDSLVGKDEATRKRMFETICADQELAAKYLALTGRMIMPAEFQRAFMRGLMARGAGAARR; encoded by the coding sequence GTGAGCACCGAGGAGCACGACGACAGGCCGCTGGACGTGGCCGTGGTGGGCGGCAGCCTCGCCGGCTGCGCCACCGCCGTCCACTTCGCCACGATGGGGTACCGGGTGGCGGTCTTCGAGAAGCGGGCGACGCCCGAGGAGTACCACAAGCAGCTCTGCACCCACTTCGTGCAGCCGCACACGGTGCCGCTGCTCAACGCCCTCGGGCTCGCCCACCTGCGCGAGCCGTCCTGGTCGGTGGCGACCAAGGCGGTGTTCGTGACGCCCGGGGGCGTGGTCGAGACGCCGGGCACCGGATACGACCCCGAGCGGCCGGAGTCGTACGCGCTCAACCTGGAGCGGCGGGTCCTCGACCCGGCGATCCGTGAGTCGGCGCGACGGCACGGCGTCCGGTTCGCGGAGGCCACCGGGGTGGAGGGCGTCGAGGAGGGCGCCGACGGCTGGTCCGTGGTGCACACGCGGGGCGAGGCCGGTGAACGGCGGTACCGGGCACGCCTCGTGGTGGCGGCGGACGGGCGGCGCTCGCGGCTGGCCGGGCTGCTCGGCAACGAGGCCGAGAGCCGGCCCAACGAACGCGCCGCGCTCTTCGGCTACTTCAGGGGGATCGAGGCACCGCCGGACAACCGCTCGGTCTTCGTGATGAACGAGCAGGACCTGGCCTGCAGCTATCCGCTCGTCGACGGCCGGACCGAGCTGGTGCTCTTCGCGGACAAGGCGCGGGTCGAGGGGTGGCGGCGCGGCCCCGAGGGCCGGATGCAGGAGTTCCTGAAGTACTTCGACGGGCTGGCGGAGGCGCCGTCGGTGGCCGACGCGGTCCCGGAGGGCCCGCTGCTCGGCTACAGCGACTATCCGAGTCTCCTCCGGCGGCCGGTGGCCGGCTCCGTGCCGTTCGTGGGCGACGCGGCCCTGTCGCTGGACGCGATGAGCGGCGTCGGCTGCGGATTCGCCCTCCTCACCGCCCAGTTGCTGGCCCGTTCGTTCGCCGGCCGGAACCTGGACGCGGACGGGGTCCGCGACGGACTCGACGCCTACCGGCGGGAGTTCGAGAAGACCCTGCTGCCGCACGCCGAGGGGATCTGCGGGGACTCCCTCGTCGGCAAGGACGAGGCCACCCGCAAGCGGATGTTCGAGACCATCTGCGCGGACCAGGAGCTCGCCGCGAAGTACCTGGCCCTGACCGGGCGCATGATCATGCCGGCCGAGTTCCAGCGCGCCTTCATGCGCGGCCTGATGGCCCGCGGCGCGGGAGCCGCACGTCGCTAG
- a CDS encoding rhodanese-like domain-containing protein, protein MTTAVNDPVKEKVAAYLETALGKPVDLAPLPDATPLNTLGLDSLLTISVLVTLLEDAGVDLGEHADSLVTPSTLGDLYAIAGRFLGGPEERPAAETAAAEPREQNDQLAYYQAKLAYEIDSADLRDALAAGQDLVVVDGRSSESYAAEHIPGAVSIPHRSISQDSLAGLSRAPLYVTYCDGIGCNASTKTAIKLATAGFRVKELIGGLDWWKRDGHPTEGHAAPEHSHHAGCGC, encoded by the coding sequence ATGACCACAGCGGTGAACGACCCGGTCAAGGAGAAGGTCGCCGCCTACCTGGAGACGGCGCTCGGGAAGCCGGTGGACCTCGCCCCGCTCCCCGACGCCACCCCGCTCAACACCCTGGGCCTGGACTCCCTGCTCACCATCAGCGTCCTCGTCACCCTCCTGGAGGACGCCGGCGTCGACCTCGGCGAGCACGCGGACTCCCTCGTCACGCCCAGCACCCTCGGCGACCTGTACGCCATCGCCGGCCGGTTCCTGGGCGGGCCGGAGGAGCGGCCCGCCGCCGAGACCGCCGCCGCCGAGCCCCGGGAGCAGAACGACCAGCTCGCCTACTACCAGGCCAAGCTCGCCTACGAGATCGACTCGGCCGACCTCCGCGACGCCCTCGCGGCCGGCCAGGACCTCGTCGTCGTCGACGGGCGCAGCAGCGAGTCGTACGCGGCGGAGCACATCCCCGGCGCGGTCAGCATCCCGCACCGCTCGATCTCCCAGGACTCGCTGGCCGGGCTCTCCCGGGCGCCGCTGTACGTGACGTACTGCGACGGGATCGGGTGCAACGCCTCCACCAAGACGGCGATCAAGCTGGCGACGGCGGGCTTCCGGGTGAAGGAGCTGATCGGCGGCCTCGACTGGTGGAAGCGGGACGGCCACCCGACGGAGGGCCACGCCGCCCCGGAGCACAGCCACCACGCCGGCTGCGGGTGCTGA